From the genome of Salvelinus namaycush isolate Seneca chromosome 1, SaNama_1.0, whole genome shotgun sequence:
ATACGTATTGGTATTATGATAAAAAAGAAACATGTTTTCTCATGTAAAACGGACGGCAAATGTGCACTGCGGTTGAGAGGGCAGGATAGTCATTGGATGGCAGTCGGCTGCCTTGGCGATCCGTCTTCGTGCATTCTCATCATCCCTGCCTTGGCTTCGCGCTGAAATGCAATTTCTCTCCAGCCAGATTAATTCCATTAGGGCGATGCATCTGAAATTCACGTCAACGCATCAAACCAGCAAACATCTCACTGCTCTGTTACGCACCCTTTCCTCAGGAAATAATTCCACATATTTCGGTGTGTTTGTTGAGCCCAGATGAAAAGAAGACCCTAAAAGTGTCATGGCTGTATTATAACTCTCTGGGGTTTACAGATGGGAGCAATTAACTTAGTGGTATGCATACCATCCAAGATTACTTGCTGACTGTATAAAATACTGCAGCACAAAATATTAAGCAAATGTGGAAGCCTGATCAGCATCGCAATTAGTCCTGGCTTGCAGTcagagttccaattcatcccaaaggtgttcgatgaggttgaggtcagggctctgtgcaggccagtcaagttcttccacgccgatctcgacaaaccatttctgtattgacctcgctttgtgtacgggggcattgtcatgctgaaagaggaaagggccttccccaaactgttgccacacagttggaagcacagaatcatatagaatgtcattgtatgctgtagtgttaagatttcccttcactggaactaaggggcctagcccgaaccatgaaaaatagcccctctaccaaactttacagttggcactatgcattcgggcaggtagcgttctcctggcatctgccaaaaccAGATGaatctgtcagactgccagatggtgacgcATCACtacagagaatgcgtttccactgctccagagtccaatggcgtcaagctttacaccacttcagctgacacttggcattgctcATTGTGATCTAAGGCTTgctttcatgaagctccagaggaacagttcttgtgcttacgttgcttccagaggcagtttggaactcgggagtgagtgttgcaaccgaggacagacgatttttacgcacttcagcattcggcggtctcgttctgtgagcttgtaggACCAACCAcatcgtggctgagccgttgttgctcctagacatttccacttcacaatagtagcacttacagttgactggagcAGCtctggagattacatggctgtttgcacaattgtatacacctgtcagcaacgggtgtggctgaaatagccatacactaatttgaaggggtgtccacatacttttgtatatattgtgtatgaTTCATTCGTTAAACAAAATGAACAATAATAGGGAATACACAACAGGTTTAAAAATACTCTTTTATTTGTTGGGTTCTTGGTTCATTTCTAACAATGTTGATATACAGTAACATAAGATGGCCTATTCACAAAGCATGATACAACTTTCTTCATTTTATGTACATTGTTATTTgtttaaatataaatattttgcACATGTACTGAATCTCAATAGACAACAATCCCCATCATTCTCGAACacaatcacatttacatacaagTCACCATTCATAGAATACAGTATCATCCTGCATATAATCTTACGAACACATTACAATAACGTGGTGTATAGGAAGCTTTTACATGAATATTATTCTATAAAACAGGTACATTTTTGCACAAATGTACCAATATGTTGGGTATTTCCCATTGATTTAAACAGTCAGTGCACAGGTTTGACATCCTAGGAAGAAAATAATTTCACCATTGTGCTTAATGTCACCTGGAATGTGTCAAATTTGGACATAGATTGACACCAGCAACATCTTTAAAAAGGCTTTCAAAGATCTTATTGCCAGTCAGCTGCCAAGATATTGCAATTTAAATCTCACTCAGATCTAAAATCATAACAAACGTTTAAAAACAGCACATGGACTAACACAGGCACTTGATAGGGCCTGTTGTTCAGTATTTCCAGAATACATATGTTTGTAGCAGAGGTTTGTTGGACTAATCTCCCGTGATCAGTAACCTAGCTTTAGACAGGAAGACTTATGTCCACACCTAGGCTTTAGTGGAGAGGGCTAACAAGGCTCGCAGGCAACCCGAGTTTGATACCAGTCtgtcacacatacagtatgctaaGTGAAAGAAACAATTTGGTTCTGAATCATGACTACAAGGAAGGGGAAACATTACATTTAGGGAAAGTTACAGTTAGCACCCTGGTTACATAATCTCAATCACAAGTTTCAGCTCATCAAAAAGAGGGAGTATCATTTTCTGCCCTGGTTGCGAAACTCTATGGGGAAGAAGGCTCCCTTTTCGTCGCTGCCAGGAGAGCTGCACGGGCTGTCCTCTTCACAGCTCATGTCCTCACAGGAATCCTCACTAAATATACACAGGGGAGAACAGATGTCATCATTACTGTCTTCAAGCCACTGTTCCACTGATCTAATGTTATGTTTTTCTTCTTCCCTGAAACATCATAGCATTGCTGTACAATGTAGAAGTAATGTGGTGCATTATGTTACAGTTCAATAATGAgcatttatatacacacacagtagctCTAGTGATAttaaatatgaatattattatacAGTAAAGTGCATTAAAGGGGCTGTTTGTTTACCTCTCACTTTCACCCCAGCTCCCCTCTGGAATGGTCGGCAGTTCAGGGACACTGAAGTTATTAGCGTGCAAATTTTGGGCAGTTCGTCTGGAAACGATCCACACCAGTTTTTTGTTGTCTGGTTTGTTACATTCACTTGAGCTGTACTCAGTCATGCATTTGGCCACAAGTCCTCTCCAGTAGAGTAACTCACTGTCAACAATCTGTGAAAGAAATAAGAAACATCTGAGGAGGCTGACAGAAGACATAAATAGAATAGTCTTGGAAAATGTTGTCTCAGCCAGGTCAGAAGGTGCTAATTTTCATGTAGCATGTTTTcatttgatgtcacttgttaaagtGGCAGGGTCAAGCTACTGTATAATGTCAGTCTCAGTGGGTCTTCGTATTATAAAAATATAATACCTGTCATTGGTCATGATGTCATACATACTGAGGTCTGTAATTAAACTGTATAAtacctttaggtgcctttggacTTCTTGGACAATTTCCAACATGGCAAGAGACTGGAGGGCTTCAAACTCCTGACAAATGACAGACAGTGCCAGCACCGATGGctgaaaaaaaaattaaaaaacatatCGGTCCTGCAACTCAAAGTAAACATTCTTATAATTTAACAATTGTGTTGGCCTGAGAATAATTCTTACTTTTGCTTTAGAGAAAATAAGCCGACATAAGCAGGCTTTTAGCTGGGCTTCCAGTCTCCCAATGCTTGGGATCTCCTCCCTTAAAATAAAGGCAACCCTCATGTGAGCCTCATGTCAATTGATCATCAGAAGATCAACTTTACAGCTTCTAGCAATTGGAAAAATACTCACTGATGATATAATGCAAAAAGTTATCAATTAAGAAACAAAGCACTCACCTTTCTGATGTAAGTGATACGATGACAGCATGGTATAAGTGTAAAAAGGTTAAGGCTGTGACGGCTTTGAGCTCCAAATTGAGTTTTCCAGAGATGATCTTCTCCATGCGGCTGAGGTCAGAAACAGTGAACTTGCTTTGGCTGATGCGGATGAGTTCATGGGTGGGTGAGATGTTACACTCATCCTCAACCATTTTGGCAGCAATATAGAGACAGGAGACTCCAATGCAAGGCAGATGCTTAGGTTGGACCTGTGAACATACCATTATAGTGATACATAAGTCAGCATAAATGGGCTACTTCTCCTGAGTTctattatatactgaacaaaaatataaacgcaacatgtaaagtcccatgtttcaggagctgaaatagttttccatactcacaaaaagcttatttcactcagatttggtgcacaaatttgattgcatccctgttagtgagcagttatcctttgccaagataacccatccatCTGACAgttatggcatatcaagaagctgatcaaacaccataataattacacaggtgcaccttgtgcttgggacaataaaaggccactctaaaatgtgcagttttgttactcAACACAAAGGGAGCGTgcaattatttaacctttatttaactaggcaagtcagttaagaacaaattattattttacaatgaacGGCCTTccgcggccaaaccctcccctaaccaagatgacgctgggccaattgtgtcctgccctatgggactcgcgatcatggccggttgtgatacaacccaggatcaaaccaggatctgtagtgatgcctctagcactgagatgcagtgccttagaccactgcgccacctgggagCTCCCCAGAATtagcatgctgattgcaggaatgtccaccagagctgttgccagataatttaatgttcatttctctaccataagccttctccaacgtcgttttggagaatttggcagtacgtccaaacagcctcacaaccgcagaccacatgtatggcgttgtgtgagcgaccaggtttgctgatgtcagcgttgtgaacagagtgccccatggtggcggcggggtatggtatgggcaggcataagctacggacaacgaacacaattgcattttatggaTGGGAATTTAAACACACAGAGATACCacgacgagatcctgaggcccattgtcgtgccattcatccgccaccatcacctcatgtttcagcatgataatccacgaccccatgtcgcaaggatctgtacacaattcctggaatctgaaaatgtcccagttcttccatggcctgcatactcaccagagatgtcacacattgagcatgtttgggatgctctggattgacgagTACgatagcgtgttccagttcccgccaatatccagcaacttcacacagccattgaagaggaatgggacacatttccacaggccacaatcaacagattGATCAACTCtacgcgaaggagatgtgtcatgctgcatgaggcaaatggtggtcacaccagatactgactggttttctgatccacacccctacttaaaaaaatatatattttaaaggtatctgtgaccaacatatctgtatccccagtcatgtgaaatccatagaaaatggttgcctaatttatttattttaattgactgctttctgtaactcagtaaaatctttgaaattgttgcatattgcgtttatatttttgttcagtataattaaaCAAAGTAAAGGGCACGCAAATTGACATAAATTAAACAACAAACACAGGtattaaacaataaacaaaatgCCTACAAAACGCTAATTCCGTAGAATATCCAGAATTACCATATCTCAACACAACAAGCATATCTTTAAGTCGATGTCCGCGCCCCCACTGAAATatgaattagcataatacaaaaatccccagaaaaatctgtcagtttaagatagagatatagatatgtttttttgcattggatgcgtctcaatccaccgcatccaccgATGTCGCACTTCCGCCTCTGCAGTGAaaagtgacagagctagagcagtgtttgttAGACCATGAACCATCCCTAAAATCTGAAAATCCAtcttctcacaaaatcatctGTAGCGTCCAAGCGGTTTGGTGACTCCCACCAccgtcttgggactcgtctgaagtcggtccAGCCGagctgccaacttctgtctgtagcgtccaaacagtttgggctacacactaatatgagccctctgtggaaaggtgagactctcacatacatgttttgctctatgacacccaaaggcctcacaagactcatctgaaggtcccccggtaccagttgaaaaaaatgaatggaagtatatatggagactgtttagagccaaaaataaggggttaaatacatgtataaatttaattaaaaatcatgatctttcttatatctctcctTTTGACTTTttgggggggactatctgttgttccatgtagaatctgttattcaatgcatttgtatgggTGAATAGCAgtaaggtaaaaaaaaatgtagggatacttcaaggggtcttacaattctaaatcaaatagctaaatggtccttggtatgaccttcttaaaacaattccatatagcttagtagacccccccccccaagcttagacagggcttagccTGTAATAGGTTAAAATAATACACACCTTCATAATGGCTAAGAACCTATCCAGTAGATTGACAGCCAGAACAAATGTCTGGGTGCTGAAACCAAAGAAACTGGTCAGGCTCCACAAGTCTTCAACTTTGGCATTTCTGCATTTTGCAGAGACTCCATT
Proteins encoded in this window:
- the LOC120055323 gene encoding cyclin-G2-like, with protein sequence MQDLQYLDNETCWLVKELKSNISQESYFLPRETGLNIMESAAENHNGVSAKCRNAKVEDLWSLTSFFGFSTQTFVLAVNLLDRFLAIMKVQPKHLPCIGVSCLYIAAKMVEDECNISPTHELIRISQSKFTVSDLSRMEKIISGKLNLELKAVTALTFLHLYHAVIVSLTSEREEIPSIGRLEAQLKACLCRLIFSKAKPSVLALSVICQEFEALQSLAMLEIVQEVQRHLKIVDSELLYWRGLVAKCMTEYSSSECNKPDNKKLVWIVSRRTAQNLHANNFSVPELPTIPEGSWGESESEDSCEDMSCEEDSPCSSPGSDEKGAFFPIEFRNQGRK